The Astatotilapia calliptera chromosome 22, fAstCal1.2, whole genome shotgun sequence region ATTTGGAACAATTTGTCAGGCAGGACTAAGAGAGGAAGACCACaaaaagattcatggatgtagtgaaagaggacatgcagagaGTTCGTGCGATGGAAGAGAGTGAGGGgggcagatgatccactgtggcaaCACGTAAAGAGAGCAGCCAAAATAAGAAGAACGAGATGtgtttggccatatttgtctTTCTGCTAGTTTCTTATGTACCATCATGTATAGTTTTACCCCTTCAGGCCtctaaaaatgattaaataaaaataatgatagaAGAGAAAATTGACTTTTAATTTGGCTTCACACATTCAGATATCCAGCAAACACTTCTGACAGGGACACCAgaggacatttttttaatgctcgATTATGCAAAGGCCATTTTTTGTTAGCTATTACTGGCTCACTGGCTATACATGTTTGAGTTGCAGCAGCGAGGGAAACAAAACTCATAATGATCACCCTAATAACACCATTTCCACAGCTCCAAACTCTGATTAAATCACTTGCAAAGATTTACGGGTTTGCTGCCAGCTCATTCAGAGGAAATATGAACAGGCATGCATTTCATTGATTAATCTGTGCGGTTTAAGCTGCTCTTTACTTTCCAGACATCCACAGAGGAAGTTTAAATATCAAACTGAAGAATAGATGACACAGTTGAATATTAAACTGTGGCTTTCCTCCAGCTACACTTtttgcataaaataaatataacagaGGCCAGTAGgcatcttctcttttcttttattacacTGGAATGTTTCCAAGGACCACTAGGGAATATTTCTCTGGCTATTATTGGCCCCTGGGCTTTAGGCTTTGCATTGGTGTGGCAACTCACACTGTCAGCAATATGGCTTACACTCTAGTAAGCACTCAAATCCAGCAATTAAACTCCCTATGCTCATAACTCCGGTTTGGTTTAATGCAATTGGGGTTTTGAGTGGCTCAAATATCAGTGCTGCTGTGCTGCTATGTCCAAAAATCTGGTCATTTAATTGGAACGAATGGCGTGGACAAAAAACAGTcgaacataaaaagaaaacgaGAATAACTCCTCTCCTAATCACACCAAAACCTTCAGATGTATCATAAACCGATGCCAGTTCCAGTCACGGCCAGTCTTGAAAAGTGATCCACCCCGCTGAGCTCTCGGTGTGATCGTACCTCGCAACATGCCGCGATAACAAGGGTCCATCTCTCCAAAGGTGAGGCTCCAATTGTACTTCACTACTAAAGGCCTGATTGTACAcatctgctctctctctgtgagattgctgcttttttgcttcACTCTCCTCCCCTTTGGTTCACTACTTATCTGTCACCAAAtcatgaaaagcagaaaaaatggtCTTTTCTACTTGGAAGCAAAAGGTCCAAAATGTATAAATGGGCATAATGGAGCATACAAACCATATCATAGATATACTTAACTGTACATAAAGATGGTGTTTGTAACATCACCTTTCTCTGGGTCCCTTGTGCCACCAACACATCCCACTGAAGCACTACGAAAAACCTCCAATGGTGTCATTGTGGTAAAATACAGCAAGACCACAGCAGCAGATCCCTGGAGGCCTCTaggttttggttgtttttctaCCACATCTTCCAGATGCTCGATCATATCAATTTAAACCATGAGATGGTTTTCAAACtatttccaaacatttttcCCAACGTGACAGGGCAGATTATCTTGCTCAATGAGATCAATACCCACAGGCAACATCACTGCCATGAAGGGATGTGTGTAATGTGCAGCTGAGTGCTAAATGTCAAAACAGTGTCCACATGAATGCCAGAAGCCAAGGTTTCCCAGTACAATATTGTCCAGAACAATGCAATGCCTCTGTTGGCTTGCTTTTCTCCTGCAGTGCATCATGCTACCCAAGTAAATAATTGCACACGCACCTGGCTATTGAAATAAAGTAAAGGAAAATGTGATTCATTAGACCAGGGTATCCTAGCACATTGATCCACAGCCGAGTTTTTAGACTCATGTGCCCTTGGCAGTACTGAAAAGGGACCTGCATGGAGATGCTACAGTCCCCTCTGCTATTCAGCTAAATATCTGCAAAGTACCTTCATCTAGTGGACATCTGCaacaatgcaaaaaagaaatctcTTCAGCCCTGATCTAGGACACAGCCTTCCTCTAGCACAATCTACAATCACACATACTCAGAGTAGtcaaaatgacaataaacatcCACAATCGATTTCTTTTCAGGTGgatttctttttccatctttttccaTTTAGAGAGCTACTCCATCTGCCCAAActgaaaatgagattttttGAAATTTTTGACAAGTTCGGACCAGAGGTGCCCGCAGGACGTGACAATCAAAGCCCAATGTGGCATGTTTTTCTGTCATCGAATCAAATCAAAATATTAGCTGTGAGAAAAGGtctatttctattttgtttACTGTATGCTGCCACTTATACAAAGGGTGCTGGCCTTAGAGGAAAAAGACAGGCAGCCTGACAGAAAGTGAGATAGCAGAGGAGCTGTGACACACAATAGGAGCTCTCATCAAGATGAATTCTCCACAGTACACACCCTCAGAGAGGGTGCCAGGCAGCTCCCAGTTGCCCACGTGGCCATGTCCAAAAAACAAAGTGCTTATCCTGCCAATCTCAAACTGTCTGGTTACTAAAAGAGCAGAAGACAGACTCGAGCAAAACAGGGAGTGCACAAACATACATCAGCTTAGTATTCACGTAAAGAAAATCTTCAACAAATGAGACATCTGAGGCAGCGTGCAGGTAAAAGTGAACATAAAACAACCACGTTGCAAAAATATAGGCAAAGTATAACACGAAGGTAAATCCACAGAGGGAGCCACAAGACAACAGTGCCGCTTACATTATCTTTACAAAGTGTAGTATGCAAGCTTTGAAGTTCAGTGAGTGAGGGGGCTCGGCTACTCTCACAGGAAGTTAACCACAGTAGGGCGTTCATTTTCAAAAAACCTCAGTCTGTAAGCTCCTTCTCTGGGCTGGCACACATATCCCTCTCTCATCCCGCACcaaagagaggaaagagaacaaaggagagagagagagaggggtgcGAGGTGGAAAGCAAGAAAGGAAGATCAAGGAAAGTAGTTCTGGGTCAGATTTAAACTGGACGATATTCAGACAATCTAATGGATGCCAAGTAGAATAATCTGGTCTTTTATCTCCAAGCCATGGCGACTGCAGGGTTTAATGTAGGTGTAAGCACCCCCTCCCCGAAGACCAccacgcatgcacacactctttgaaatgtaaaaaataaacctcaaaGCGCGCTCCCTGATCACTTACTCTAAATACAATTAACTTACACATGTCTTTAACAGATAAAAACCCTCAGGTTCTTTCCAGCTCACACCAAACATGCAACAGCGCAAACGCACAAACACTTCCTAGCAGGCCTCCATAAATAATTCACCCATTTTCTTAAAATAACCCGTCGCCCCTTTTAAAATATATCCTCCTTTCTTTGTGCAAATAACCCTCTAGCTCACAGCAGAGTGGTCATGGAGTAATTATTTACACGTTCCAGCAGGGAGCACTGATAAGAGCCCCGTACATGAGGAAAGCGAGATGAGGACCGTCTGCTAAGCTAGCATGTCAATTGGTGGCCTATTAGCAGGTGATGCCAGGCAGGCATGCTGAAAGCAGCTCCCAAGGTAGGTACCACAAACCTGAATAATTGACTGGCTGCAGCCGACGCTCACCCCTATTTCTCTTTACCTCCTCACCTGCGTGGCTGCACTCCCTCCGTTGTTCTTTCCCCACCCTCCACGTCCCATCTTTTTTCCGCCTGCCTTCCGTCACTCCACATTTCTTAGGGTTACGAATTGTGAAAGTTGCAGGTACATAAAAGGTGCTTGTGCAACCGAGGAAATGAAGCGAGGAGCATTCTGAAAGCGTTCGATGCGAAGCATCCTGGGAGAGGCAGCATGTTTGCTTCTTCAGGACAGTTTTTAAcaccacagctgctgctgtttggcaACGCGGGCAGAGAGTGACTGGAGAGGCAGAACGGGAGCACTGGGTGCAGGAGGCTAAAATGCTACATGTTTGcaatgttttctgtttaaacaCTTTAGACTGAGGCAGGATTTTAGAGGCCCGCTCAGAGAGGAGGCTTCACAGAGATAGACCTGGAACGGTGTGAGGGAGAGGCAAAGGATTGTGGGTAGGGGTGAATTACACCAGACAATGATACACAAGGAAATCAACCTGCTTTCAATATCTACAATACCTCCTTGTGAATATGGAAATCCCCTCTCTGGAACAACTTTGCGATGAGGCACAATGCACAGAGAGGATCTCAGAATCTTTTGGGTCCAGCTTTTCTGCCTCCgatgctgatgctgatgctggGCTGGTGGATGTTGGGGCTGTCTAGTAAGTGTAGGGTGAGGCGTCTCATCTTTGGTGGTGCGATCAGAGCTGTCAAACTGTGCTAGGGGAAGACGAGCACCACGAGAAGATAAGAATTTATGtaaagaaacagctgactgcagtttgAACTGGGTGCAGAAGCCTCCCgtcaatataaaataataacacagaCTTTGATGCTGCTACATGATGCTTTTCAGTATGCAGTTGGTCTATgcagtaataaaatataaatgtgagGCTAGTGCTGGCTGGTTCACATTTATCTAGTTGGGTTGTAGAAACACTGTTTCTATAAAGAAACTGGTTGAAAAGTGGAGCAAAGTCGACTCAGGAGTGCACAGATGCACAAATGTATgttattttggggggggggggggggggggtcttgcTGTTGGCTTTTATTGCATGGCTATAGTATGAGAAGACATGAATAAATTCTACTGTACCTGATAGGGTTTTAACAATATGCTCCTTCTTCCACTCCCAGGGTAGCTCGTACTCAGTGGAGGGACGAGTGTCCAGCTCTGGCCGCGTGATTGCCGTCTTCTCGCTGTCGCCACCTTCCTCGTACGGGATGTCATAGATCTGTACGGGGGCAGGATGAGCTTCATCTGCTGTTGCCTCACTCCCCTCCATCACCGCACACACCTTTAGCAGGTCTTTAGATCCTCGACGTCTGATCTCTAGAAAGCAAGAGATTAAAATATAATCAGACATAAGCACCTGGACCTGGAGAGGaaggctgcagtgatgcatcACCTCCAGTAGCTGAATAAGGAAGATGGCATCAGTGAATGGCAACAGCTGTGGGCTGGAGACTGAAAAAACACTCGGAGCAGTTAGCATCAAATCTCTGGAccaaaaactacaataaaagGAGTCACTGCTGCCATAGCTAGTGACCATGACGTCCACAAAAACTCATCAAGAAGGGCATAGAGATTAATTCTTAATCATTTGTCATTACAACTACTAATCTGTAAATATCCTTAATCCATAAATCAATGCTAATAAGTTGCATTTGAATAGATTTTGGTCCATAACATGACTTATGATATGTTCCAGTGATTTGAATGGATTATTCAGGTTTTTTTCCCAAGTTCCTCTTTTTAATGAGTGCTTCTAATAATGTAACACACGTCAATGTAGTTCTGAATCTTCATTAAAGTAACCATAACTGTCACTATTCGATAATGAACCCTTATAAACATCATTTTAACAGCTATTTTATTTGCTAGTCTAATTCCAGCAGTGCATTTCTCAGCAGCTGTTGGGTGCTTACATGTGCTAACTGGATAAATTAGGAATAAAAGTGCAATTTTGCACTACTGCTGTATATCAGAGCATCATTATTAGAACccaagtgtctgtgaaggttctcagtcatccaggtcatcgtagtcaaaggagcttgcaaagaaaagcgtctggactctttaagttgcttgaagatgtttcacctctcatccgagaagcttagaccttagaactgaagaagcttctcggatgagaggtgaaacgtcttcaagcaacttaaagaagtccagacgcttttctttgcaagctcctttgattagAACCCAAGCAATTTATTTggtggtttgttgttttaaaagtcTGATTTACTGGCAGATATTTTTATTCCCCAGATACATAAGATGAGTAGATTTCTGCAAAAGTTATcatgtttcattatttattattcgTTATTGAGATAATATGAAAATATAGTTTAATTGTAATCTGGTTTTATTGTCAGGAAAAACTGTATTAGCTGGTTGATGTTTGTGGTGTTCGTTTCTACAGTTTAAGATGCTTCTCAGTGTTCAGTTGTAATCATAGAGAACAGAAAACTATAATAAGGCTTTACTCACAAAACTAACACATCTAATGCcttaaaacacagagacatgcaCTGGACAGCTGCACTTTACATCAAGTTTACAATGCTGCCTTTTAATGTATTGTGTATATctatttattgtgtgtgtgtgtgtgtgtgtgtgtgtgtgtgtgtgtgtgtgtgtgtgtgtgtgtgtgtgtgtgtgtgtgtgtgtgtgtgtgtgttttaagcagAGAACTACCACACAGAGATTTATTATGTGCAATAAAGAATAATTAAATCTTTGAATCGTGATATCGTCTTATTTTGTTATGTCAGTGTTAACAAGTGAAAATCTGAAGTAATTTCAATTTGAGTTTTTTATTCATATgtgccaattcacaacaacaaacacgTTAAGGCAGCTTAAGCCATTTTCAAAAGAGTAGAAAAAGGTTATTATTGCAAAGAGTCCTGCTGCGTTTTAGAGCAAGGTTGAAAGTTATTACActttcataaaataaaacagcgaccttcaggggaaaaaacagaagcCGTTACATTTCACGTTAAAGAGGGCAATGCATTTAATGACTGAGACAAGTGTTTACCACTATTAATTTAGCCGGCTACATAAATCAGGGGCCATGAGAGAAGGGTGTTTACCATTTTTGCTAATCATGCTCAAATTGAGTTTAAAGCAACATCACGACTAGATGTAAAATAACTGTAAAATCTATGTAATATATTTTGTTCTAGTCACTGAGATCAGCTGCCAACTAAAGATTAATTAGGATGCTGTATACTGAGTCACAGTATTGTGCACTGCTTACTTCCTCAGTATGATTTGAGACTCTTAAACTGACTCATTCACATCATCACATCCTCAGTAGACTTCTCTGATGAAGTGTGGAAGTCGCACAGCCACTCACCAGACTAGAAGCTACTAcagcaataaaacattttctcatTCACAGCGGGCTATTGTGAGTAACTCTTTCAGTTTAAACAATGGACTGATGGAAGGAAAGGTCAGGGGAGCATGTGATTGGACGACTGGTCACCAGTCCTCCTTGACGCTGGGAAGTTTTGATTAATGGTCCGACAGCTCCATATGGGGGTTTAAACAAAACTGTGTCATAAATGCGGGGGGAGCGCACTGAGGGCAAACTTCCTTTTTAATGAATAGTACCAGGAAACAGAGGCAGGAAAGAGGAAGCAGGAACAGGAAACTACACCCATTGTCCAGATGGGGTACAGAGAGAGCGCTACGGGAGTGAGTTCATGTTCTCACTGCGCTGCCTGGAGAGACTCAAAATGGGAATGCTGTCAGTCACAGGAGGACCCTGTGGGAGTAAAGACCAGAGCATCCTGATCAAAGTCTTACCGGTTATCATTTGCTGTGCATCGTACGGCTCCATGTAGCCATCGTTCTCACCAACCCTCTCTGCCTCCCTTTGCTCTCTGGTTTTCTGAGCATCAAAAGGATCCGCATAGTCCTCAAGGATAATGACCTGgttaaaaacacagtgaaatcaTTCTTTTTTCATGTGTAATTAGATtctttaaacacaaaataaggTTTTCAGAATAAAGTTTGACAAGGGTCAAGGAAAAACTGTAGGAAAGCCCAAGCAGTAATCTTATATagacaaagaaaatgcagatgtTGTCAGCTGATGatcacaattaaaacatttaagggATGCAGGTCTATTTataataatcaataatcaaGAAAGTTGGACAGGCTGAATGAACAGGACACACCAACCTGAGCAGAGGTAACAACATAATAAATTGTCTTATAGCAGGTGCTAAATATAATGTCATCCATCATCTCTAGCATGAAATACAGCTCAAACTAACAATGCTTTCATTAAAACTTGGCCTTGAAGCcattttcatactttttttgtctataaaatgtcaaaaatagtgaaaaataaCCTTTACACTGTATCCTGTCAgagcctctttttttcttttgggagAACAAAAGTTTGATAGTACTCCTTTTTAATAAGAACAGATGtcaacataaaatatttaatacaaagaaaaaagttacaACAGATCCTAAAATTTGAagataagcaaaaaaaaactaagcattttccagatgttttttcttGTGATAAAATTTAGTCTCAGCTTCCCTGAAGACACTGGGAACGAGGTATTAAATTAACTTCAGTAAACAGCGAGACAGGCTTCAGTTAGAAGAATATTTAATGTCTTGTTTTACACATTTACTGAAGTCTATTGTCTCTGCATATTTACTTAACCTCAATTATTCTGCTGCATCAATCACACGCGAGTGTCCTGTCACCTTATCAGTGACACAgaatttcttgtttattttacaaGCCATGAGAGACAATGGCAGGCTGTAAAAACTGCCTCCCTAAAATCACTTCCAGCTGCCTTTGGAGTTTGAATAAAGGTGAAAAAACTCAGCCTGACAAGTGTAAATGAGCAAACCGACAGCTGTTAATGGGTTTAGATCAGAAGGATTCAGCAGGACAAAGTAGTGCAGATGACAGCACAAGTATACAGACATATGAAGCCTTGATCAAGTTTTATACTCTTCCTCCCTGTGAAAAAAggcatcattttttttcattaaatgggAGAACAAAAGTTTAGATGTGCAAGACTAGAACTACAAGAACTTGACTGATCAAACCCAGCAGCAActgcaaatgtctttttttttcttatcatcTTTTCCCTCACTTTTCTGTGattctgtgggtttttttaaactgagctGGAGGGCACTTGGGTTAACGCCTGAGTGTCAAGTAACCTCTGCTTTTTATAACATGATAGCCATTACTGGAGGGAGGGGATGAATGTAGTAAGAGAGAGGGATGAGGTAGAGGGAGGAGCTGAATAAAAGGACATCACTGAGCCATATTGCATGCACGAGAGGGAGGTGAAGGCCTCACGTCTGACCACAGCTTTGTTTTCAAGGTGGGGAAGATGGGCGTATGGGCGAGGggtggagaggaagagaaagagagagaggcggaaagagaggaggaggaggagaggacacAATGGGAAGCAGAGACAAAGGGGGatgggagaaaacaaaacaataatatcaaTTTTCAGAGCCGACTCAAATCTGTTGGCCGACTTTGTTGCCAACAGATTTGATGACTTTCAGTGTAGAGTTTGCTTACGAGGTGCAAACAGATGGTTTAGATCCACTGCTGCTACATCTGTGTCAGTTAAAGTTATTCCACAACTGCTTGAAAAGTTTGTATAACTCAGAATATAATAAGATTTTATTATACTAGTATAATTAGGCTGAATAAagtacagaaacaaacaaacaccgcAAGCAGATGTTATTTTTTCAGATTATTGTGGATCACTGGTGTAATGTATCAGTTAAGTTGGAACTAATTCTTATAATTTATtgtttaatataataaaaataaatgctctTAAGGCCCATTAGAGGTCTGTGTGCAATCTTAATCTGAAAAGCAACGAAATGAATTAATGACATAATGAAATACTATACTCTGGATACAATTATTAAGTATTTAATAGCTTTTAGTGGCCTATTTAATTTTCCATCTAAATGAACCAACAGCTGCTGCACCCTGAAAATataatgggggggggggctctttTAATTAGCTAGTCTTCACTcttttccaattattttcaaACTACACAACAACACGATTTAAATCAGATGGGGTTTTTTAAAGATCCATATCCCAGAAGCAATATTTATCTGATAGGGCAGCTTACAGGGAGGGTTAAACCTTCTAAATCTGAAAGGGGAACTTACGGTTTCTGTTTTGCACTGGGCTGCTTTCTCCGCCTCAGGTGCCACTGCGCTGGTGATGGTACCGCTGTTGAAGCTGGGACTCTTGTCCTGCTTGTCCACTCTGATCAGCCGACTGATGTATGCGTTGGCAGACGGAGAGCTCTTAATGGATCTGGGCTGCTCATCAAACACCGGCTCTGCTTTGGAGTTCTTGCGACTTTTCCCAGACAGGAGGTTGTCCCACACTTTCCCATCTTTCGGAGAGCTCACGCCGTTTCTACTCAACTCTATAGCCGAGTTTTTTCGGTTTCTTCCGGACAGGAGAGACCCGACTCCTCCAcctactcctcctcctccgcctgTGCTATCCGCGGAGGAGTTTTTGCGATGGCCCGTTTTGGAGGCCGGCGCTTTGGTACCGATGCTCGCCATCAGACCTGCTTTATTGGCTCTCGGCTGCGTGCCTGATTCGGAGACTGAGCGGATCCTGTCGGTACCATTCTTCAGGTTCATGGGGAACTCTTTGAACCACTTTGCCATTGTAACTCGGATGGAAACCTCCAAACCTCTCTGCCTGTTCCGGCACTTTGTATCTCCATACACCAGGGCCCGAGAGACGCACCTTTAGAAATCACAGCCTTTCTAACAAAAGACTTCCGCTGCTTTATTCTAGGATACAGTCTGTGTCGACTGGATCTCCTCACCTCAGTTTAAAGCATGTCACAAAAGCGTGTAAGCGAATAGATCTCTTCTTAAATCTTCAATTtcgaataaaaaaaagtttctccTGCCTGTTTGGCAGGCAGTAACAAAtacctcaattttatcccatcTGTGATCTCTTAAAACTGTTCCCTTTTCTACTCTGAGGAAAAGTTTATTCCCTTTGAATGAAGAGATGTCTCTGGAGAGGGATGATCCGAAAGAATGTCAGGGTTTTCTTGATTCTGATTTGTGGTCCCATTCCCAGGGTGGCTTTTCTGAGTTTAAAAACTGTCCACTGTTTCACTGACCCTCCTGGATGTGCCTGGAGTGTGGAAAGGAGGGGGTATCTGAGGTCTAGAAGGGGGAGCCAGGACATGGTAGGCGGTGATAAGCCTTTAATTGTAGACAGCGTGGAAGAATATCCATTTTAGGAATTTAGAGAGTCATGTGTCCAGGTAGCCGAACAAGGAGACTGACACTTCAATTATTCTTTATAGATCTTATTTTAAAGGCCTCTATTTTAATATGGAAATGAAGCAACAGAAGCATAAATGCTtcataaaattgtgtttttattatagaTTCTACATTTCACAGTGCAGAGTGACACTtccatttatacattttcttttcatgacGAATTTTCATAAAACTGACAGATGCAGTTGAATATTATATTTAGGTCATTATTAACATTtaatcttaataaaaaaaataagaattataTACATAAACATTGACAAACAAGAACTGAATTCAACCATGTgattttttaactgtttttcattattatttacacAAAGTAAACACCGCAGGGTTAATTCCTCATCCTAAGTACTCCACAAAACGATCCCTgtgacagatatatattttttattttaaatatttgagctggcccttgcttttttttaacctagtTAAGGTTACAGTTATTGTGCAGATGTGACCTCGGGTAAATCGTAAAATATTATTCGTATAACTTCTGTGGCAAATAAACTGGATTTGTGTTGGTTTTCTATGCGGTTCCCCACTTAGTAGGTCCTGTACAGAACTGTATAATGGCTTTTGTGTTCAAAGTATCCGTATTTTTTATACAATATTGGTGAATGATCATCAATATGCCACTTAATAACGTACTTAATTAACAACTTCTACTTAAGATGTGCATCACTACTTTAACTGTACAGGGTATCGTTGAAAAATGGTCCGTTCTAGGCCGCTTCACCTACGTCAATCAAAGGTGTGTACATATTCTATAGATTCAAATAATAAGGATATCGAGGATAATAGTGATAATTCTTCTGATACAACATCTTAAACTCTCATGTGTTATGCAATACAAGTGGTCTTTTAAGAGAAATTCTTATATGTACGCTTTATAGTTTTTACGGATACCTTTCGACACCCCCATATTGGTTTTGAGATAGAACCTTCCACGGTGCGCGATACTCTCGCTTTATCCCTCTTTGTCCGGTTGCGATAGAAGGCCATGATAATTATGGCAAAATTTGCGTTTTTGAATGAATTATAGTTGAATGGTGAA contains the following coding sequences:
- the LOC113015352 gene encoding SH2 domain-containing adapter protein E-like; this translates as MAKWFKEFPMNLKNGTDRIRSVSESGTQPRANKAGLMASIGTKAPASKTGHRKNSSADSTGGGGGVGGGVGSLLSGRNRKNSAIELSRNGVSSPKDGKVWDNLLSGKSRKNSKAEPVFDEQPRSIKSSPSANAYISRLIRVDKQDKSPSFNSGTITSAVAPEAEKAAQCKTETVIILEDYADPFDAQKTREQREAERVGENDGYMEPYDAQQMITEIRRRGSKDLLKVCAVMEGSEATADEAHPAPVQIYDIPYEEGGDSEKTAITRPELDTRPSTEYELPWEWKKEHIVKTLSV